One Erysipelothrix amsterdamensis DNA window includes the following coding sequences:
- a CDS encoding HAD-IIB family hydrolase — protein sequence MNCVFDIDGTICFDYMNLSEEGVQLLETLEEAGHHVMFASARPIRDMLPVLKDRYRNYTLIGGNGSIISQNDQIVDVCLFEADLLKSIMDVLEDESVIYLADGRWNFSYNGDGSHELMQYVNRGNLGDNVSFESLDGVMKLIVLEAEDMNRVHDRLSDLPVSFYRHESTGTLDILAFKTSKYDALKRLGIEDYIAMGNDINDIEMLDHANPGIMINFNERLAPYADYQVDYDEHYLESILEIIEKHEKTA from the coding sequence ATGAATTGTGTTTTTGATATCGATGGAACAATTTGTTTTGATTATATGAATTTAAGTGAAGAAGGGGTTCAACTTTTAGAAACGCTTGAAGAAGCAGGTCATCACGTAATGTTTGCTTCCGCAAGACCCATTCGTGATATGTTACCGGTTCTAAAAGATCGCTATCGTAACTATACGTTAATTGGCGGAAATGGTTCAATCATTTCTCAAAATGACCAAATTGTGGACGTATGTCTTTTTGAAGCGGATCTTTTAAAATCGATTATGGACGTTTTAGAAGATGAATCTGTGATCTATTTAGCAGATGGCAGATGGAACTTTAGTTATAACGGAGATGGCTCCCATGAATTAATGCAGTATGTTAATCGAGGGAATCTTGGAGACAATGTATCGTTTGAATCATTAGATGGGGTTATGAAATTAATCGTTTTAGAGGCTGAAGATATGAATCGTGTTCACGATCGTCTAAGTGATCTACCGGTTTCATTTTACCGTCATGAATCGACAGGAACTTTAGATATACTGGCATTTAAAACATCGAAATATGATGCCTTAAAACGTCTTGGCATCGAAGATTATATTGCGATGGGAAATGATATCAATGATATAGAGATGTTAGATCATGCAAATCCGGGAATTATGATTAACTTTAATGAACGGCTTGCACCCTATGCAGACTATCAAGTAGATTACGATGAGCACTATCTTGAATCGATTTTAGAAATTATAGAAAAGCATGAAAAGACAGCATAA